A genome region from Geminicoccus roseus DSM 18922 includes the following:
- a CDS encoding enolase C-terminal domain-like protein — translation MKITDIRCWLVEGEHPRWPFAWRKGLAGSGDGTALDKKPLEAIIRVDTDEGIYGAMRVPQGPSVMSLVERRLKTLVGQDPLLTERLWWLVWEIDRVEEIPVRHLGILDCILWDIKSKKAGMPVYQMLGGNDRKVPVYASTVTWDTMDEYERHIKHCMDKGFTAFKLHAWGDPKEDAKLSRNLRKWTGDDADLMFDGSAGWDYVTSLKFGRVMEECNFLWYEEPMREFELGSYKKLCDALDVPVLAAETPDGCHWNMATWIQMGALDMTRTSWFFKGGITGAMKVAHLSDSFGMRCQVHGMGLPNAQICAAMRNNDYYEQLVMGTGQIDQLDDQRALSVVDGYLTVSDQPGLGEDFDWDHVQRTALASV, via the coding sequence ATGAAGATCACCGACATCCGCTGCTGGCTGGTCGAAGGCGAGCACCCGCGCTGGCCGTTCGCCTGGCGCAAGGGCCTGGCCGGCTCCGGCGACGGCACCGCCCTGGACAAGAAGCCCCTGGAGGCGATCATCCGGGTGGATACCGACGAGGGCATCTACGGGGCGATGCGCGTCCCGCAGGGCCCGTCGGTGATGAGCCTGGTCGAGCGGCGCCTGAAGACGCTGGTCGGCCAGGACCCGCTGCTCACCGAGCGCCTGTGGTGGCTGGTCTGGGAGATCGACCGGGTCGAGGAGATCCCGGTGCGGCACCTAGGGATCCTCGACTGCATCCTGTGGGACATCAAGAGCAAGAAGGCCGGGATGCCGGTCTACCAGATGCTGGGCGGCAACGACCGCAAGGTCCCGGTCTATGCGTCCACGGTCACCTGGGACACGATGGACGAGTACGAGCGCCACATCAAACACTGCATGGACAAGGGGTTCACCGCGTTCAAGCTGCATGCCTGGGGCGATCCCAAGGAGGACGCGAAGCTCTCGCGCAACCTGCGCAAATGGACCGGCGACGACGCCGACCTGATGTTCGACGGCTCGGCCGGCTGGGACTATGTCACCTCGCTCAAGTTCGGCCGCGTCATGGAGGAGTGCAACTTCCTCTGGTACGAGGAGCCGATGCGCGAGTTCGAGCTGGGCTCCTACAAGAAGCTGTGCGACGCGCTCGACGTGCCGGTCCTGGCCGCGGAGACCCCGGACGGCTGCCACTGGAACATGGCGACCTGGATCCAGATGGGCGCGCTCGACATGACCCGCACCAGCTGGTTCTTCAAGGGCGGCATCACCGGCGCCATGAAGGTCGCCCACCTGTCCGACAGCTTCGGGATGCGCTGCCAGGTGCATGGCATGGGCCTGCCCAACGCGCAGATCTGCGCCGCCATGCGCAACAACGACTATTACGAGCAGCTGGTCATGGGCACCGGGCAGATCGACCAGCTCGACGACCAGCGCGCGCTCTCGGTGGTGGACGGCTACCTGACCGTTTCCGACCAGCCGGGCCTGGGCGAGGATTTCGACTGGGATCATGTCCAGCGCACCGCGCTGGCCAGCGTGTGA
- a CDS encoding GntR family transcriptional regulator produces MSSSDPIEPAIQETEKRAAKVGQLAYERFKQMLFDQRIPTGATMTQAELMTLMEVPIGPLREALQILASEGLVTMLPRSGIRIVKPDITLIRNCFQLRRIIECEAVRKYADHAAATEIERWLARHQDVLARTETVNEDLIVEAHGLDVAFHTAMVSSLRNPLIDEIYARTKDQVRLIRMDNLYRLSWAMVGKTMNEHLRILEAVRLRDGDASVRAMEDHLSASLQRAMGI; encoded by the coding sequence ATGTCGTCGTCTGACCCGATCGAACCCGCCATCCAGGAGACCGAGAAGCGCGCGGCCAAGGTCGGCCAGCTGGCCTATGAACGCTTCAAGCAGATGCTGTTCGACCAGCGCATCCCCACCGGCGCCACCATGACCCAGGCCGAGCTGATGACGCTGATGGAGGTGCCGATCGGGCCGTTGCGCGAGGCGCTGCAGATCCTGGCGAGCGAAGGCCTGGTGACCATGCTGCCGCGCTCAGGGATCCGGATCGTGAAGCCGGACATCACGCTGATCCGCAACTGCTTCCAGCTGCGCCGGATCATCGAGTGCGAGGCGGTGCGCAAGTATGCCGACCACGCGGCCGCCACCGAGATCGAGCGCTGGCTGGCCCGCCACCAGGACGTGCTGGCGAGGACCGAGACGGTGAACGAGGACCTGATCGTCGAGGCGCACGGGCTGGACGTCGCGTTCCACACCGCCATGGTGAGCAGCCTGCGCAACCCGCTGATCGACGAGATCTATGCCCGGACCAAGGACCAGGTCCGGCTGATCCGCATGGACAATCTGTACCGGCTGTCCTGGGCGATGGTCGGCAAGACCATGAACGAGCATCTGCGGATCCTGGAGGCGGTGCGCCTGCGCGACGGCGATGCGTCGGTGCGGGCGATGGAGGACCATCTGAGCGCGTCGCTGCAGCGGGCGATGGGGATCTGA
- a CDS encoding carbohydrate ABC transporter permease, protein MATRNWNRGGPGGGAPALDRLNPFTRIAEFSESRHWAWFLLLPCVVIVALIVIYPTIYGISLSFREMRLTRPGLGTGFVGLKHYAAILQDGTFWISVKNTVTYTTLAIALELSLGLASALALNQRLPGLRWMGVIILLPWFLPNVVAGNMWALMLDPRLGVINDILVRVGLLESYKAWFADPSTALGAAVVVEAWHGFPFFTLLLLAALKGVPEELHQSAAVDGATVAGRFWHVTLPMLKMVIVAAVVLRVISIVNSPDLLLILTNGGPANTTMVLSLYAFQTAYRAFDFGYAGALSVVMLLLLMLFCYLYVRASNIMANS, encoded by the coding sequence ATGGCCACGCGCAACTGGAACCGGGGCGGGCCGGGCGGCGGCGCCCCCGCCCTCGACCGGCTGAACCCGTTCACCCGGATCGCGGAGTTCTCCGAAAGCCGCCACTGGGCCTGGTTCCTGTTGCTGCCCTGCGTGGTGATCGTGGCGCTGATCGTGATCTACCCGACCATCTACGGGATCTCGCTCAGCTTCCGCGAGATGCGCCTGACCCGGCCGGGCCTGGGCACCGGCTTTGTCGGGCTGAAGCACTACGCCGCGATCCTCCAGGACGGCACGTTCTGGATCTCGGTCAAGAACACCGTCACCTACACCACGCTCGCCATCGCGCTGGAGCTGTCCTTGGGCTTGGCCAGCGCGCTGGCGCTCAACCAGCGCCTGCCGGGCCTGCGCTGGATGGGCGTGATCATCCTGCTGCCCTGGTTCCTGCCCAACGTCGTGGCCGGCAACATGTGGGCGCTGATGCTGGATCCGCGCCTGGGGGTGATCAACGACATCCTGGTCCGGGTCGGCCTGCTGGAGAGCTACAAGGCCTGGTTCGCCGATCCGTCCACGGCACTCGGCGCCGCGGTGGTGGTCGAGGCCTGGCACGGCTTCCCGTTCTTCACCCTCTTGCTCCTGGCGGCGCTGAAAGGCGTGCCGGAGGAACTGCACCAGTCCGCCGCGGTGGACGGCGCCACGGTGGCCGGCCGGTTCTGGCACGTCACCCTGCCGATGCTGAAGATGGTGATCGTGGCCGCCGTCGTGCTGCGGGTGATCTCAATCGTGAACTCGCCGGACCTCCTGCTGATCCTGACCAATGGCGGTCCCGCCAACACCACCATGGTCCTCTCGCTCTACGCCTTCCAGACCGCGTACCGGGCCTTCGACTTCGGCTATGCCGGAGCACTCTCGGTGGTGATGCTGCTGCTGCTGATGCTGTTCTGCTACCTCTACGTGCGGGCCTCCAACATCATGGCCAACTCGTGA
- a CDS encoding endonuclease/exonuclease/phosphatase family protein, whose protein sequence is MISLVTWNIQYGRGRDDRVDLERQADLLRSFDVIGLQEVDRCWRRTGEVDQVARLAELLPDHYHVYAPATDILKQHGPGPKGAVRRQFGNAVFSRFPILTANPVSLPRRAAIGIPTSARIALDTILQLPSGRHLRFCSTHLDHAQPDLRLEQAEALLRLFREGQLSGGVSHGARASDDHWWGEEIDAPPVPADMVLVGDFNMVHTEDAYTRLVGARDSYFGRVAHLDGFADSWTLTGHAEDEGLTWWDDPAVNPRRLDYVLVTAGLVPLVRSCTILEGDLSDHQPVAVQLDLG, encoded by the coding sequence ATGATCTCGCTCGTCACCTGGAACATCCAGTACGGACGCGGCCGCGACGACCGCGTCGACCTGGAGCGCCAGGCCGATCTGCTCCGCTCGTTCGACGTCATCGGGCTGCAGGAGGTCGACCGCTGCTGGCGCCGGACCGGCGAGGTCGACCAGGTCGCCCGCCTGGCCGAGCTCCTGCCCGACCACTACCATGTCTATGCGCCCGCCACCGACATCCTCAAGCAGCACGGGCCGGGGCCGAAGGGCGCCGTGCGCCGCCAGTTCGGCAACGCGGTGTTTTCCCGCTTTCCGATCCTGACCGCCAACCCGGTCAGCCTGCCGCGCCGCGCCGCCATCGGCATCCCCACCAGCGCCCGCATCGCCCTGGACACGATCCTCCAGCTCCCGTCCGGCCGGCACCTGCGCTTCTGCTCGACCCATCTGGACCATGCCCAGCCCGACCTGCGCCTGGAGCAGGCCGAGGCGCTGTTGCGCCTGTTCCGCGAGGGGCAGCTTTCCGGCGGCGTCAGCCATGGGGCCCGGGCGAGCGACGACCATTGGTGGGGCGAGGAGATCGACGCGCCGCCGGTGCCCGCCGACATGGTCCTGGTCGGCGACTTCAACATGGTCCACACCGAGGACGCCTACACCCGCCTGGTCGGCGCCAGGGACAGCTATTTCGGCCGGGTCGCCCATCTGGACGGGTTCGCCGACAGCTGGACGCTCACCGGCCATGCCGAGGACGAGGGACTGACCTGGTGGGACGACCCGGCGGTTAACCCGCGCCGGCTGGACTACGTGCTGGTCACCGCCGGCCTCGTGCCGCTGGTCCGTTCCTGCACGATCCTGGAGGGCGATCTGTCCGACCACCAGCCGGTCGCGGTGCAGCTCGACCTCGGCTGA
- a CDS encoding adenylate/guanylate cyclase domain-containing protein: protein MAAPPSDQCPDCAEAIAALCDDLLARASDFPDPGAFITLVAERLTGIGLPILRLAAGGELLHPTIEAMGWLWRPDSGVVPRVLERRENWDSDDWLKSPILHLIENSGRSLQLPVDDDRMVARFPILADMREEGAAEYLLFVERVGGALRITAENDVYVSFAHGGRFKIDEPTAKGLQRLAHLLILIIQANAAVATARGLLGVYLGTDAAQKVLDGNVVRGRADPIEAVIWYSDLADFTKITDEKPPKGVLALLNDYAATVADELARHGGNVLKFTGDGILAVFQEGDGAARALEAVRGVRLAVSGLNDQRRARSAPTTGVYIALHHGELLYGNFGSTTRMDFTVLGQAVNQAARIAAMSRGLDQPVILSEAFAAAAGPERHRFVSLGRYALRGVTRPQELFTLDPTA, encoded by the coding sequence ATGGCCGCGCCTCCTTCTGACCAGTGCCCGGACTGCGCCGAGGCGATCGCCGCCTTGTGCGACGACCTTTTGGCCCGCGCCTCCGACTTCCCCGATCCGGGCGCGTTCATCACCCTGGTGGCGGAGCGCCTGACCGGGATCGGCCTGCCGATCCTCCGCCTGGCCGCCGGCGGCGAATTGCTGCACCCGACCATCGAGGCCATGGGCTGGCTGTGGCGGCCGGACAGCGGCGTGGTCCCCCGGGTCCTGGAGCGCCGCGAGAACTGGGACAGCGACGACTGGCTGAAGAGCCCGATCCTCCATCTGATCGAGAACAGCGGGCGCTCGCTGCAGCTGCCCGTGGACGACGACCGCATGGTCGCCCGCTTCCCGATCCTGGCCGACATGCGCGAGGAAGGGGCCGCCGAATATCTTCTGTTCGTGGAGCGGGTCGGCGGCGCCTTGCGGATCACCGCCGAGAACGACGTCTATGTCTCGTTCGCCCATGGCGGCCGGTTCAAGATCGACGAGCCCACCGCCAAGGGCCTGCAGCGCCTGGCGCATCTTCTGATCCTGATCATCCAGGCCAACGCCGCCGTGGCCACCGCGCGCGGCCTGCTGGGCGTGTATCTGGGCACCGACGCCGCCCAGAAGGTGCTGGACGGCAACGTGGTGCGCGGCCGCGCCGACCCGATCGAGGCGGTGATCTGGTATTCCGACCTGGCCGACTTCACCAAGATCACCGACGAGAAGCCGCCCAAGGGCGTGCTGGCCCTGCTCAACGACTATGCCGCCACCGTCGCCGACGAGCTGGCCCGCCATGGCGGCAACGTCCTGAAGTTCACCGGCGACGGCATCCTGGCGGTGTTCCAGGAAGGCGACGGCGCCGCCCGGGCGCTGGAGGCGGTCCGGGGCGTCCGCCTGGCGGTATCGGGGCTGAACGACCAGCGCCGGGCGCGCTCGGCCCCCACCACCGGGGTCTACATCGCCCTGCACCACGGCGAGCTGCTCTACGGCAATTTCGGCAGCACCACCCGGATGGACTTCACCGTCCTGGGCCAGGCGGTCAATCAGGCCGCGCGGATCGCGGCGATGTCGCGCGGGCTGGACCAGCCGGTGATCCTGAGCGAGGCGTTCGCCGCGGCGGCGGGGCCGGAGCGTCACCGTTTCGTCTCCTTGGGGCGCTACGCCCTGCGCGGCGTCACCCGCCCCCAGGAACTCTTCACGCTGGACCCCACCGCATGA
- a CDS encoding ABCB family ABC transporter ATP-binding protein/permease — protein sequence MSERIEKRPAMAELKRLTAFVLPYLWPKNEPGLRTRVVLATIVMVAAKLLNIQVPFFLKRIVDALSLPDDLLVTLPLAALLAYGAARLGAALLQELRGAIFARVGERAGRRVAIGVYRHLFDLSLRYHLERRTGELGRSVERGVKAISFLLTTALFSMVPVIVELVLVLGILLKLYPWTWAFTVFLTISLYAVFTIWTTNWRTKYRREMNRLDNLFAGQAVDGLINYEMVKAFTAEEHETRRLDAAMAQYEDAAVRSQTSLSILNTGQAAIIAVGVTALMALSASRVVAGEATVGDVVLINAFILQLYLPLNFLGVLYRELKQSTTDLENLAGLSGLRPEVADAPDAQPLKLASHADHAGGEVRFEHVSFAYDPRRPILDDLSFTIPPGKKLAIVGPSGAGKSTVVRLLFRFYDVTSGAIRIDGQDVRTVRQHSLRQAIGVVPQDTVLFNDTVRSNIAYARPDAPEADIVGAARTAQIHDFIQALPEGYDTVVGERGLKLSGGEKQRVAMARVMLKDPPILILDEATSALDSRTEQALQDGLQRVARGRTTLVIAHRLSTVVDADEILVLEHGKVIERGSHARLLAHGGLYAQMWRRQHERADSPAGA from the coding sequence ATGAGCGAGCGGATCGAGAAGCGGCCGGCCATGGCCGAACTGAAGCGCCTGACGGCCTTCGTCCTGCCCTACCTCTGGCCGAAGAACGAGCCGGGGCTGCGCACCCGGGTGGTGCTGGCGACGATCGTGATGGTCGCCGCCAAGCTCCTCAACATCCAGGTGCCGTTCTTCCTCAAGCGCATCGTCGATGCGCTGAGCCTGCCCGACGACCTGCTGGTGACCCTGCCGCTGGCGGCGCTCTTGGCCTACGGCGCCGCCAGGCTCGGCGCCGCCCTGCTCCAGGAGCTGCGCGGCGCGATCTTCGCCCGGGTCGGCGAGCGGGCCGGCCGGCGGGTCGCGATCGGCGTCTACCGCCATCTGTTCGACCTGTCGCTGCGCTACCACCTGGAGCGGCGCACCGGCGAGCTCGGCCGCTCGGTCGAGCGCGGCGTCAAGGCGATCAGCTTCCTGCTGACCACCGCCCTGTTCTCGATGGTGCCGGTGATCGTCGAGCTGGTCCTGGTGCTGGGCATCCTGCTCAAGCTCTATCCCTGGACCTGGGCGTTCACGGTCTTCTTGACCATCAGCCTCTACGCCGTCTTCACCATCTGGACCACCAACTGGCGGACCAAGTACCGGCGCGAGATGAACCGGCTGGACAACCTGTTCGCCGGCCAGGCGGTGGACGGGCTGATCAACTACGAGATGGTCAAGGCGTTCACCGCCGAGGAGCACGAGACCCGCCGGCTCGACGCCGCGATGGCGCAGTACGAGGACGCCGCGGTCCGCTCGCAGACCTCGCTCTCGATCCTGAACACCGGCCAGGCCGCGATCATCGCGGTGGGCGTCACCGCGCTGATGGCGCTGTCCGCCTCCCGCGTGGTCGCCGGCGAGGCCACGGTCGGCGACGTGGTGCTGATCAACGCCTTCATCCTGCAGCTCTATCTGCCGCTGAACTTCCTGGGCGTGCTCTACCGCGAGCTCAAGCAGTCGACGACCGACCTGGAGAACCTGGCCGGCCTGTCCGGCCTGCGCCCCGAGGTCGCCGACGCCCCGGATGCCCAGCCTCTGAAGCTGGCCAGCCATGCCGACCATGCCGGCGGCGAGGTGCGCTTCGAGCATGTCAGCTTCGCCTACGACCCGCGCCGGCCGATCCTGGACGATCTGTCCTTCACCATCCCGCCCGGCAAGAAGCTGGCGATCGTGGGACCGTCCGGGGCCGGCAAGTCGACGGTGGTCCGCCTCCTGTTCCGCTTCTACGACGTGACCTCCGGCGCGATCCGGATCGACGGTCAGGACGTGCGCACGGTCCGCCAGCACTCCCTGCGCCAGGCGATCGGGGTGGTGCCGCAGGACACCGTGCTGTTCAACGACACGGTGCGCAGCAACATCGCCTATGCCCGGCCGGACGCGCCGGAGGCGGACATCGTGGGGGCGGCGCGCACCGCGCAGATCCACGACTTCATCCAGGCTCTGCCCGAGGGCTACGACACCGTGGTCGGCGAGCGCGGCCTGAAGCTGTCGGGCGGCGAGAAGCAGCGGGTCGCCATGGCGCGGGTGATGCTGAAGGACCCGCCGATCCTGATCCTGGATGAGGCGACCTCGGCCCTGGACAGCCGCACCGAGCAGGCGCTGCAGGACGGCCTGCAGCGGGTGGCGCGCGGCCGCACCACGCTGGTGATCGCCCACCGCCTCTCCACCGTGGTGGATGCCGACGAGATCCTGGTGCTGGAGCACGGAAAGGTGATCGAGCGCGGCAGCCATGCCCGCCTTTTGGCCCATGGCGGGTTGTACGCGCAGATGTGGCGCCGCCAGCACGAGCGGGCCGACAGCCCGGCGGGTGCCTGA
- a CDS encoding enolase C-terminal domain-like protein, with the protein MPTIQRIEFETFTFPIEGLTVDHSMNATYTPGGRITRTGYAVTITDSEGCVGEWVNINHDATLLAQAKYLAKMLIGRDADSREKMYDDCKRAQRKTWGLGYADLDIALWDMAGKRYGVPVSRLLGGFRERLPTYASTFHGDRNGGLSSKEAFGDYAEYCYELGFRAFKIHGWTDADRREEAANVLHVAERVGDRMDLMLDPACELKTFGDALYVGRACDEAKFFWYEDPYRDGGYSRHAHKKLRQMLKTPILMGEHVRGLEAKADMIAAEATDYVRVNPTLDMGITGAMKMVHLAEAFGLDAEMHGAGPTQRHCMAAMRNTNYYELALCAPKIGNPKPPIYTCGYSDEPEDVGKDGCFPVPTGPGLGVSYDWDFIRKNSADRLVIE; encoded by the coding sequence GTGCCGACCATCCAGCGGATCGAGTTCGAGACCTTCACCTTCCCGATCGAGGGATTGACGGTCGACCACAGCATGAACGCCACCTACACGCCCGGCGGCCGGATCACCCGCACCGGCTACGCGGTGACGATCACCGACAGCGAGGGCTGCGTCGGCGAGTGGGTCAACATCAACCACGACGCCACCCTGCTCGCCCAGGCCAAGTACCTGGCCAAGATGCTGATCGGCCGCGACGCCGACAGCCGCGAGAAGATGTACGACGACTGCAAGCGCGCCCAGCGCAAGACCTGGGGCCTGGGCTATGCCGATCTCGACATCGCCCTTTGGGACATGGCCGGCAAGCGCTACGGCGTGCCGGTCTCCCGGCTGCTGGGCGGCTTCCGCGAGCGCCTGCCGACCTATGCCAGCACCTTCCACGGCGACCGCAACGGCGGCCTCTCTTCCAAGGAAGCGTTCGGCGACTATGCCGAGTATTGCTACGAGCTGGGCTTCCGCGCCTTCAAGATCCATGGCTGGACCGACGCCGACCGCCGCGAGGAGGCCGCCAACGTCCTGCACGTGGCCGAGCGGGTCGGCGACCGCATGGACCTGATGCTGGACCCGGCCTGCGAGCTCAAGACCTTCGGCGATGCGCTCTATGTCGGGCGCGCCTGCGACGAGGCGAAGTTCTTCTGGTACGAGGATCCCTATCGCGACGGCGGCTATTCCCGCCATGCGCACAAGAAGCTCCGCCAGATGCTGAAGACCCCGATCCTGATGGGCGAGCATGTCCGCGGGCTGGAGGCCAAGGCCGACATGATCGCCGCCGAGGCCACCGACTATGTCCGGGTCAACCCGACCCTGGACATGGGCATCACCGGCGCCATGAAGATGGTCCACCTGGCCGAGGCGTTCGGCCTGGATGCCGAGATGCACGGCGCCGGCCCCACCCAGCGCCACTGCATGGCGGCGATGCGCAACACCAACTATTACGAGCTCGCCTTGTGCGCGCCCAAGATCGGCAACCCCAAGCCGCCGATCTATACCTGCGGCTACTCGGACGAGCCCGAGGATGTCGGCAAGGACGGCTGCTTCCCGGTCCCGACCGGCCCGGGCCTGGGGGTGAGCTATGACTGGGACTTCATCCGGAAGAACAGCGCCGACCGCCTGGTGATCGAATAG
- a CDS encoding extracellular solute-binding protein yields the protein MRFDPGLNRRQLMLATAMAAGGLLARRNPALAASTIAYWHSFTSQSEFAGLERVIQMFQERHPEISVVQENIPNNDFMAKVTSAVLTGSRPDTVMVQAERVDDLVAMDGLVDLTDRVNDWKLKGDFTPSAWDAITRDGKIYGTPAFTFVDWIYYRKDWFEEAGIDGPPKTMEEFAEIAEKLTDPSKGRYGYGMRGGAGGDNYMLAVLLQFGAIKVEDGRGVIDRQAAIDAVGYFTGIATKRNAVPPSVTGDSYRQVMEGFRTGQTGMIWHHTGSLAEISAALKPGEEFMTAQVPAGPVESYRRTSFSYNGLMSDAQVDAAFDWITFWGEADPEIAMLEATGYFPASTKVAEDPRIADNPIYKAAADTVPNGQPPISFVGSNHWRENIVLPAMQGVLIGSSTVEQAVDTMIQGLES from the coding sequence ATGAGGTTCGATCCAGGCTTGAACCGCCGCCAGCTCATGCTCGCCACGGCGATGGCCGCCGGTGGGCTGCTCGCCCGGAGAAACCCGGCGCTGGCCGCGTCCACCATCGCCTACTGGCATTCCTTCACCAGCCAGAGCGAGTTCGCCGGGCTGGAGCGGGTCATCCAGATGTTCCAGGAGCGCCACCCCGAGATTTCGGTGGTCCAGGAGAACATCCCGAACAACGACTTCATGGCCAAGGTCACCTCGGCGGTGCTCACCGGCAGCCGGCCCGACACGGTGATGGTCCAGGCCGAGCGGGTCGACGACCTGGTCGCCATGGACGGGCTGGTCGACCTGACCGACCGGGTAAACGACTGGAAGCTGAAGGGCGACTTCACCCCGTCCGCCTGGGACGCGATCACCCGCGACGGCAAGATCTACGGCACCCCCGCCTTCACCTTCGTCGACTGGATCTATTACCGGAAGGACTGGTTCGAGGAGGCCGGCATCGACGGGCCGCCCAAGACCATGGAGGAGTTCGCCGAGATCGCCGAGAAGCTGACCGACCCGTCCAAGGGCCGCTACGGCTACGGGATGCGCGGCGGGGCCGGCGGCGACAACTACATGCTGGCGGTGCTCTTGCAGTTCGGCGCCATCAAGGTCGAGGACGGCCGCGGCGTGATCGACCGCCAGGCGGCGATCGACGCGGTCGGGTACTTCACCGGCATCGCCACCAAGCGCAACGCGGTGCCGCCCAGCGTCACCGGCGACAGCTACCGCCAGGTCATGGAAGGCTTCCGCACCGGCCAGACCGGGATGATCTGGCACCATACCGGCTCGCTCGCCGAGATCTCCGCCGCGCTGAAGCCCGGCGAGGAGTTCATGACCGCCCAGGTGCCGGCCGGCCCGGTCGAGTCCTACCGCCGCACCTCCTTCTCCTATAACGGCCTGATGAGCGACGCCCAGGTCGATGCCGCCTTCGACTGGATCACGTTCTGGGGCGAGGCGGATCCCGAGATCGCGATGCTGGAGGCGACCGGCTACTTCCCGGCATCCACCAAGGTCGCCGAGGACCCGCGCATCGCGGACAACCCGATCTACAAGGCCGCAGCCGACACCGTGCCGAACGGCCAGCCGCCGATCAGCTTCGTCGGCTCCAACCACTGGCGCGAGAACATCGTCCTGCCGGCGATGCAGGGCGTGCTGATCGGCTCCTCCACCGTGGAGCAGGCGGTCGACACCATGATCCAGGGCCTGGAGAGCTGA
- a CDS encoding carbohydrate ABC transporter permease has product MIVGSRKSRRTWTIVTYATVLAFLLFTTLPLVWLVLTSVKPENEIVTALGVKYWPDQITFDNYTNIWWQSGFSVLVFNSAKTTLMTIAICLVAGSLGAYAFSRFRFPGRNQMLLGLLVVRMFPAVVKIIPLFIIMRSLSLLDSSFGLALAYSSFLLPLFVWIMKGFFDALPDDLEEAARIDGCTRLGAMVRIVLPLARNGLVATTVFVAIGAWNEFLFALMLTTSQGSRTWPVGLQLMIGEFQLPWGMLAAGGVISIIPVVVLFAFIQRVLVSGLTTGAVKG; this is encoded by the coding sequence GTGATCGTCGGCTCGCGCAAGTCGCGCCGCACCTGGACCATCGTGACCTATGCGACAGTCCTGGCCTTCCTCCTGTTCACCACCCTGCCGCTGGTCTGGCTGGTGCTGACCTCGGTGAAGCCCGAGAACGAGATCGTCACCGCCCTCGGGGTCAAGTACTGGCCGGACCAGATCACCTTCGACAACTACACCAACATCTGGTGGCAGTCGGGCTTCTCGGTGCTGGTGTTCAACAGCGCCAAGACCACGCTGATGACCATCGCGATCTGCCTGGTGGCCGGCAGCCTCGGCGCCTACGCCTTCTCGCGCTTCCGCTTCCCCGGCCGCAACCAGATGCTGCTGGGCCTGCTGGTGGTGCGGATGTTCCCGGCCGTGGTGAAGATCATCCCGCTGTTCATCATCATGCGCTCCCTCAGCCTGCTCGACAGCAGCTTCGGCCTGGCGCTTGCCTATTCCAGCTTCCTCTTGCCGCTGTTCGTCTGGATCATGAAGGGCTTCTTCGACGCCCTGCCCGACGATTTGGAGGAGGCCGCGCGGATCGATGGCTGCACCCGGCTGGGGGCCATGGTCCGCATCGTCCTGCCGCTGGCGCGCAACGGCCTGGTCGCCACCACCGTGTTCGTGGCGATCGGTGCGTGGAACGAGTTCCTGTTCGCCCTGATGCTCACCACCAGCCAGGGCTCGCGCACCTGGCCGGTCGGGCTGCAGCTGATGATCGGCGAATTCCAGCTGCCCTGGGGGATGCTCGCCGCCGGCGGCGTCATCAGCATCATCCCCGTCGTCGTCCTGTTCGCCTTCATCCAGCGCGTGCTGGTGAGCGGGCTCACCACCGGCGCCGTCAAGGGCTGA
- a CDS encoding CHRD domain-containing protein: protein MIRSIFLASLLALAVSGAQAREPYEWKRPDPPKPPQRSLFVVKLDSYQEVPAVVTKGSGTATLRILGQTIQYVLDYRNTESTVKQAHIHIGRKATNGGVSAFLCSNLGNAPAGTPACPKAGKVSGTIKQVGGPAAQGVDNIAELIKAIRAGAIYVNVHSEKYPAGEIRGDLGHGHHTGHH from the coding sequence ATGATCCGCAGCATTTTCCTCGCATCCCTCCTCGCCCTCGCGGTGAGCGGCGCCCAGGCCCGCGAGCCGTATGAGTGGAAGCGGCCCGACCCGCCCAAGCCCCCGCAGCGCAGCCTGTTCGTGGTCAAGCTCGACAGCTACCAGGAAGTGCCGGCCGTGGTGACCAAGGGCAGCGGCACCGCGACCCTGCGCATCCTGGGCCAGACGATCCAGTATGTCCTGGACTACCGGAACACCGAGAGCACGGTGAAGCAGGCGCACATCCATATCGGGCGCAAGGCCACCAATGGCGGGGTGTCCGCCTTCCTGTGCAGCAACCTCGGCAACGCCCCGGCCGGCACCCCGGCCTGCCCGAAAGCCGGCAAGGTCAGCGGCACGATCAAGCAGGTCGGCGGCCCGGCCGCCCAGGGCGTCGACAACATCGCCGAGCTGATCAAGGCGATCCGGGCCGGGGCGATCTACGTCAACGTGCACAGCGAGAAGTATCCGGCCGGCGAGATCCGCGGCGATCTCGGCCATGGCCACCATACCGGCCACCACTGA